Part of the Polyangiaceae bacterium genome, CGGTCGCCTTCCCGGCGCCAGGCCACGGCTCCTTCGACCACGATCTCGTTGCCGCCGTTCTCGAAGCGGCAGACCAGGGGGGCGCCGACCTCCGGCAGGTACGCGGTTCGAAGCTGCATGCCGCGCCCGCTGACGTCGATGCTCTCGGCCTCGAAGGCCGGTGCACCGCCGACGTCGCGGCCACAAATCTCGACCAGCGCCTGCACGGGGACGCGCTGCATTCCGCTGGCGCGCCGTTCCTGTTCGTAGCTCATGTCTGCCTCCCGTGAGCCGCGCCCCCAAGGACGAGAGGGGACGGGGCCACGCCCGGGAGGTAGGGCGCCGCGGCGCGTTTGGCCAAGTTTCGGGGGCCTCAGCCGGCTTCGACGCGGTTCCGCCCGCCGTGCTTGGCGGCGTAGAGCGCGGCGTCGGCGGCAGCGATGAGCTGGGCGCCGCTCGCGAAGGGGCGCGCGGCGGTCATCGTGGCGACGCCGACGCTGGCGGTGATGGGGATGCGCTTGCCCTCCCAGGTCACGGGTAGGGACTCGACCAGGGCGCGGACCCGCTCGCCAAATTGCAGGGCTTTGTCCGGTGGGATGCCGCGCAAGACCACCACGAACTCCTCCCCGCCGTAGCGGGCGAACACGTCCTCTGCGCGCAGCGAGCGGCTGATCGCCGACGAGACCATCTTCAACACCAGGTCGCCGGCGGGGTGGCCGAATCCGTCGTTGATGCGCTTGAAGTGGTCCACGTCGATCATCGACACGGTCAAGTCGGCGCCGTGCCGGCCCGCGTAGGACAGCTCGCTGTTCAGCCGTTCCTCGAGGTAGCGCCGATTGTACGCCCGTGTCAGCGGATCGCGCACGGTGGACTCGTAGAGCGCGCGCTGCGCTTCCTCCTCCAGGGCGTCGAGCAGCGAAAACTTGACCACCACGTTGCGCCCGAGGCCGATGCGATCGCCGTCCGCCAACTGGCGCGCGGCGCTGATGCGCTCTTCGCCCACGAAGGTGCCGTTGGTGCTGCCCAGATCCTCGACGAAGGTGACGCCGTCCTTGCGAAACACCCGGGCGTGACGCCGCGACAGCCCGTCGTCGGGCAGCTTGCCGCTCGCCGCGTCGTCCCGCCCGAACACCAGCTCGGCCCCGTCGAGCGAGAACACCCGCCCCGGCTCGGGCCCGGTGAGCACCGTGAACACGCTGCGGTTCTTGGGCAGCGAGCCGCTCGAGATCGGGGGAACCCCGCCCAGCTGAACCGCGGTCGCGTGCACGTCCTTCGGCTGGCTCATCTGGGGTGATCATACGCGATGAGCTAGACTCCGCGGGATGCGCTCTTCGGCAGCCCTGCTCGCGCTGGCCTTCTTGCTCGCCGGCTGCTCCGAGACGGATGAGACGGCGGGGACGGGAGGCAGCGGCGGCGCTAGCGGCGCGGCCAGCGGAGGCAACGGAGGCAGCGCCGGCAGCCCGAGCGGGGGCGCGGCGGGTACGGCCAGCGGGGGCAGCGGCGGCGCGACCGGTGGGGCTGCGGGCGCCGCGGGCAGCGGCGGCGGCAATGGCGGCATCGGCCCCTCCAGCACGACCTTCACGCCCTCGGGTCCCATCACCCTGGTCAGCGGGCAGACCGTGAGCGGTGTCCACGTCACCTCGACCAGCGGGCCCTGCATCAAGGGCGACGGCGTCCAGAACGTGCGCATCACGGACAGCAAGATCGGCCCCTGCGGTCCCGGCTCCGAGGGCGTGGGCGTGTATCTCTACGCCTCCCACGACGTCCGCGTCGATCACGTCGCCTTCGACGACGTGGCGAGCGCGCTCTACGCCCAGACCGACCCGAACGGCGACATCGTCTTCGACCACAACCTGGTGACGCGCATCCGCGGGCCCATGCCCCGAGGTCAGATGGTGCAATTCGACGACATTCACGGCGCCGGCCACCGCATCGCGTGCAACGTCAGCGACCAGACCGTGCCCGGCTACCAGGCGGGCCCCGAAGACCACGTGAGCATGTACAAGTCCGGCGGCACCGCCCAGAGCCCGATCGAGATCGCATTCAACCGCCTGCGCGGCGGTGGGCCCAGCACCTCCGGCTCCGGGATCATGACCGGCGACTCGGGCTCCGAGTACCTGTACGTCCACCACAACACGCTGGTCGAGACGGCCAACGTCGGCTTCGCGATCGCCGGCGGTAGCCACATCACGTTCGAGCAGAACCGTGCCTTCAGCCCGAAGAACGCCTACTCGAACGTGGGAGCCTACGTCTGGGATCAGTCCGGCGTGACGTGTCAGGACAACGCCATGATCGGCAACCGCACCCTCTGGACGAACAAGGACGGGACTTCGAACCCGTTCTGGGACGGCGGAAACTGCCAGAACACCAATTTCTCCGGCAACGTCTGGGGCGACGCCACGCTCGGCGCCTCGATCTTCGAGGAGGCGTACGCGGAGTGTGACTGACGGCTACTCGAGCTCCGGCACCACGCAGCGCCGGCCGCGGCAGCCGTTGACGACCACGGAGCGGAGCGCGGGCTTCTGCTTGGCCCAGCAGCCCTCGGCGCTGGTGTCGTGGGTCCAGGTCTGGAGCTTTCGACCCGGCTTCGAGGTCCGGAACAGCTCGCTGGTCACCTGCCGCCCGTCGTCGAGCTTCACGCGCGCCCGGAACAGGTAGCTGTTGCGCCGAGGCGAGCGGTCCTTGTAGCCGGACTCCGGCGCGGTGAACCAGAGTTTCACTTCGAGCGAGCACTCGGAGCTCTGCACGCTGACCCGATCGAACTCGTGGTCGTGCACGCGGCTCTGGATCGCCGAGCGCTGAGTCCACCCCGAAGCGAGCACCACCAGGACGGAGAGCCACTCCCACACGGAAAGGAACGCTATCGACCGCGAGATCCGCTGTCCAGTCCGGGATGGGCTATTCTATCGGAATGCGCTCGGTCGCCTGGATGGTGGCAGCAGCGGCAGCGGTCGCCTGCATGGCCGTGGAGTCGTCCAGCGACGAGCCGCCGGGCTCCGGCGGGAGCGGTGGCTCGGCGGACGCCGGCCACGACACGACGAGCCCGGAAGACGGTGCGCTGTGCTGGCCGGGTCAGAAGTGGTGCGGCGCGTGCGTGGAGACGACCGACCCAGATCACGGCTGCGGCAGCACCGCCTGCGATCCGTGCGTGGTGGCCCAGGGGTCGGCGAAGTGCGAGTCCGACCAGTGCTCGGTGAAGGCCTGCGACGTGGGCTACGCGGACTGCAACAAGCAAGCCGCGGACGGTTGTGAGATCAACACCGAGGCCAACCACGAGCACTGCGGCGGCTGTGGCAAGGCCTGCGCGGCGTCGGAGGTGTGCTTGGCCGGTTCGTGCGCGTCCAACTGCGGGGCCCTGACGAACTGCAGCGGGTCGTGCGTGAACACCGCGACGGATCCCCAGCACTGCGGAGGGTGTGGCAGCCCCTGCGCGGCGAACCAGACCTGCCAGTCGGGGGCCTGCGCGTGCACCTCGGGTCTGAGCCTGTGCTCGGGTGCGTGCGTGGACACGAAGACCAGCAAGCAGCACTGCGGGACCTGCGGAAAGGCCTGCACCGACCCGCCGAACGGCGTCGCCAGCTGCAGCAACGGTTCGTGCGTGCTCGCCTGCTTCGGGGGCACCACGTTGTGCGGCAGCCAGTGCGTGACCGTGAGCTCGAGCACCAGCCACTGCGGAGGCTGCAACAAGGCCTGCGCGGCGGGCGAGACGTGTCAGGACGGCTGGTGCGCCGCCAGCTTCCAGGCCTCCGCCGACTTCTCGGGCGTGCAGGGCACGAAGGGCTGGAGCTACCTGAGCTCCGACGGCAGCCCGATGGTCTTCGACGCGAGCAAGAACTGGTGGCAGGGCGCCGAGACCTACCTGCTCTTGAACCCGAGCGGCGGGCACCCCGGCGCCGCGCTCGACGCGGTGAGGCGCTGGACGGCGACGAAGACCGGCAACGTGAAGATCACCGGCAAGGCCTACGACGGCCACGCGGGCTGCGGGTCGGACGGCGTGAACGTGTCGATCCGCAAGGGCGCGAGCGTGCTCTGGCAGAACAGCGTCGCAAAGGACGACGGCGTCGGGGTGAGCTTCGACGTGGCCACCAGCGTCGCGCCCGGTGACAAGCTCGACTTCGTGATCAACAAGGGCATCGACGACGGCTGCGACTCGACCGTCTTCAATCCGACCATCGCGCTGAGCTACAAGCCTTGAGGGACACCCCCGGTGGACAGCACCTCGGGTGCAAGTGTTGCGCAGGGCCCCCGGAGGAACCTGCGGCGCCGGCTTCGCAACGGACTTATCCTCCGGCCCATGTCGATCGAACGCATTGTCTTCGTGGCAACTTCCCTGGCCTTTCTCGCTTTGGCCTGTGAAGGGTCGGACGAGTCGGGCAGCGGCGGCGCGGCAGGGGCGGCCACCGGCGGCGCCGCGGGCAACGTCACCGGCGGCAGCGCCGGAACCGGAACTGGCGGTGCAGCAGGCGGCGCCACGGGAGGTGCCGGCGGATCGGGCGGCGTAGCAGGCGGCGCGACCGGCGGTGCGGCCGGCTCGAGCGGCGCGGCGGGCAGCGCTACGGACGCTGGCGACTCGGGGAGCTGCCAAGACCTCGGCACGGCGTGCACGGCACCCGCTCAGTGCTGCAGCAACAAGTGCGGCACCAAAGGGTTCTGCTGCGGTGTCTCTGGAACGGCTTGTCAGAGCGACAACGACTGCTGCCCGGGCACCTGCAAGGCCGACACGAGCTCGCCGACTGGGAAGCGCTGCAAGCTCTCCGCGTGAGGCTCAGCGATACGCGCTGCGTTCCAAGCGCTCCGCGAAGGCCGCGGCGACCCGCTCCATGGCGCCGATCCAGCTTTCGACGGCGGTTTCGCGGTCGAGCGCGCCGGGCACGGTGACCGTCAGCACGTCCGGTCGAACCTCGACGGCCGCCCCATCCCGCACCAGCACGAGCAGCGCCTCTCGCACCTCCGGGCCGAGCTCGCGCCGGGCCTCGTCCTCGTCGCCCCCGATGACGAACATGCGGTCGAAGTCCGCGTCGCCCAGCTCGAGATCCTCCAACGGCTCGGCGTGCGGCTCGGCGCTGATTACCGCCAGATCCGTGGCCACGGGACTGGCGAACGTGAGATCGATCCGAGTCTCTCGCGCGTCGGCGTCGAGCTCGAGCTCGAACGTACCGCTCGGGCGCTCCAGCGTGAGGCGAGTTGGCGCTTCCTCCACCGGCCCGAGGCGACTCCAGACCGCGAACACGCGGCGCTGCCGGGGTGACTCGGGCTCCGGGTCGGCGCGCGTGGCCGCCGCGTTGGCGATGGTGACCAGCTGGCCCAGCGCGCTCTGGTGCTCGTGCGCGCGGCGGTTCGAGGGCAGCGAGAGCCGGATGGTCGTCGCGGTGAGCTCGGGCTCGAGCCCCTCGAGCGCCGCGCGCAGGAGGGCGCTGGTCAGCGCGCCGCTCAGCTCGGCGCGGACCAGCTCCGGTGTGGCACCGGAGTCGAGGTCGATGACGAGAGCTCGATCGAACCCCGGGCTCACGCTGAACCGAACGCCGCTCGAGTCGTAGGCTGGTCGCGGCGCGATCCGGCGCACGGCGCCGAGCTGCAGGCTCAGCGGGGCGGAGAGCGAGAGCCGGCCGCCGGCGCTCGTCACGGTCACGAGCACGCCCCGCACCACACCGCTCGCCTGATCGCCACGTACGCTCAGCCGAGCGCGCCGCGCCAGCTCGGCCAGCGGCGCGGCCGGCTCGACCTCGGCCGGCGCCGGCTCGTTCTTGGGGCGCTCCTTTGCCGACTTCCGCCGGCCGAGATTGCGCACCATGGCCGCGAACATCAGGCCCAGCGCGATCAGGGGCAGGAGCTCGCCCATCGGTCGCCCCCGAGCTTGTCACCGGGACGGCGGCGCGCCTAGCGGGCGAACGGCGTCAACTTGCCTTTGCCCTTCTCCGTAGCCAATATCCGCGCCGATGGCGCTGACGGTCATCGTGCGCTCCGGCGACCTGAAGTCGGCGCCGAAGGTGACCTTCGACGCGCCGCGCATCGTCGTGGGTCGGGGCGAAGGCTGCGACGTGCGCTTGCCCGACGCCAGCGTGAGCCACCGGCACGCCTCCATCCGACAGCGCGGCAGCGAGTACATCGTGGTGGACGAGGGCAGCACCAACGGCACCTTCGTGGGACCGGTGCGTCTCTCACCCCAGGCGCCGCGTGTGGTCCGGTCCGGGGACATGGTGCGCGTGGGACGCATCTGGCTCGAGCTCCGCGTCGAGCACGTGGTGCCGACGGCAGCCACCAACGTGGCGACCAAGGAGATAGCGCTCGGGCTGGTGGCCGAGGCCCTGGCCGCCCAAGGCGACCCCGCGGCCGTGCGCGTGTTCGTCCGCGAGGGACCCGACGCGGGGCGCGAGCTGGCGCTCACGGAGCCGGGCCGCCCCTACGTGCTCGGGCGCGGGCAGGGCGTGGATCTGGTGCTGGACGACGCGGACGCCTCGCGCAAGCACGTGGAGGTGCAGCGCCGTGGGGGGCAGGTGCTGGTGCGGGACCTGGGCAGCAAGAACGGCGCGAGCCTGGGGGAGCGCAAGCTCGAGGCTGGCAAGGACGTGCCTTGGCCCCAAAGCGTGCCGCTCCGCGTCGGCGCCAACCTGCTCGGCTACGAGGACCCGGTCAGCGAGGCGCTGGCCGAGCTCGAGCGCGCGGCGGACGAGCGCCTGCGCGAGGACGACCTGATCGACGCACCGAACGCGTCGCCGGAGCCCGCGCAGGCGGTCGAGGACGAGGTCAGCCCGATCGCCCCGGAGCTCGGGCCCCGAGCGGCCTCCCCCATCGCCAAGGTCCCGGAGCGCGCCGCCAATCCGCCGGCGCCGGTGCGGCGGGGCTGGACCCTGACGGACGTGGTGGTCGCGCTGATCGCCCTCGGCGTGCTGGTCGTGAGCATCCTGGGGTTGATCTGGCTCTTCAAGGCGACATAGTGGTCGATCCATGAAGCTCGAGACCGAACGGGACGCTACCGAGTGGGTGTGGGCCGCGAAGGCCTTGGCCGTCGTCAGCGCGTGGAACGCGCTCGGCCTGTTCGCGCGCCTGCGCAAGGGGCCGGCGACCCGCGAGGAGCTCGGCGCCGATCCACGCGCCATCGCGACGACGCTGCCCGTGCTGAAGTACCTGGGCCTGGTCGCCGGGGACGGCAAGCGGCTGGTGCTCACGGAGGCGGGGCGGCGCCTGATGGACGAAGGCGGCATGCCCACCGAGCGCAACCTGGAGACGCTCACCGACCTGGGGCGCATGAAGGAGGTGCTCCGCGACGGCGGCCCGGTCAAGGACGCGGGAGGCAAGCCAAAGGCGACCACGGGCGGGACCATCGCCGCCGATCCCGAGCACACCAAGCGCTTCCTCGACATGCTCTACGACTCGAGCGGCGCCGCCGCGCAGAGCAGCTTCGACTGGCTCTCCCCGCTCTTGCCGGCGGGCGGTCGCGTGCTCGACCTGGGTGGGGGCCACGGCCGCTACGCGCGGGCGTTCGCTGACGCCGGCTTCTCGACCACGCTGTTCGACCTGCCCCACGCCATCACCTACGCCAAGGCACGGCACGGCACCGCGCTCGAGTACCGCGAGGGCAACTTCCACGACGTGGAGAGCTTCGGCGGTCCCTACGATCTGATCTTCATGGCCAACGTCGTCCACAGCGAGTCGGCGGAGGACAACGCCGCGCTGGTCGCGCGCGCCGCGAAGAGCCTGAGCCCCGGCGGCTACCTGGCGCTCAAGGACATGTTCCTGGACGAGCACGGCAAGGGACCGCAGAACGCCGTGTTCTTCGGGCTGACCATGCTCTTCTACACCAACCACGGCACGAGCCCCACGATGCGCCAGAGCCGCGAGTGGTTCCACGCCGCGGGCCTCGATGGACCGGAGATCACGCTGCTCGACACGCAGCAGCTGATGGTGGGCAGGAAGCCGGGCTGAAGTGCCTCCGCGCGCGTGTGGGAGCCGGATCCCGACGGGCGCAGGCGTTCGCCGGCGGCGCATCGGCGGCCCGAATCCCCGGAGCCTAGGGGCCGCCGGCGCTCTTCGCACAGCGGACGCCCGTGCCCGAGTCACCCGTGTCGGCGCTCGAGCGTGCCGCGGCCCGCGCGTACTGCCGCCCACTCTTCCAGGAGCCGCCACGCACCGAGGCGCGGGCACTCGAAGCGACGCACACCGGGTCCTTCAGCTGCGGGCCCGCCGTCCAGCAGGGCGCGTCGTAAAGCGCATAGTCGTCCTCGACCCACTCCGCCACGTTGCCGGCCATGTTCACCAGGCCGAGGGCGGTGCGATCGAGCGGGTTTCCGCCGGCGACCAAACCAGGAAAGATCACCTGATTGATGGCGCGGCAGCTCGGGTCCTGTCGGCTCAGACTCAGATCACCCAGCGCGATCGTGGCGTGGTCGCACACGTCCTCGTCCTCGCCCCAGGGAAAGGTCGACTCGACTCCGGCGCCGGACGCCGCGTACTCCCACTCGGCTTCCGTCGGCAGGCGCTTGCCCATCAGCGCGCAGACCTCCGCGGCCAGCGTCCGGTCGAGGCAGTTCACGGGCAAGTCGTCGTTGGTGCCGCTCGGCGAGTAGGTGCAGCCGACGCGTGGATCGAGCTTCGGGTCCGCCAAGGTCGGAGCGGCCGATAGCTGTGAAGCCAGGGACCTGAACTTCCCGACCGTCAGCTCGGCCGCGTCAAGCGCGAAGGGCGAAAGCACGACGAGTCGCTCGGGGCGGGCATCCGCAGCGTCGGCGTACGGGGGCCCGCTGGGTTCGCCCAGGATGAACGCACCGCCCGGCACGCACACCATGTCCGCCGGAACGCTCCCACACGGGACGGTTGAAGCCGCCGCCCACGCTCCGGGCTCGAGCGCCGGGGCCGCAGGCGGGCCGAGCTCCGGCGCCGGCACCAGCGTCTGGGTCGTCGGGGCGCAGCTCGTCAGCGGTTCGTCGTCGATCACGCCGAAGCAGTCCATCGGGAGCTCGAGCCCGACCTCTCCAGGGTCGCTCGGAAGCTTCCCAGTCATGTCGATGAACGCGCCACCGGAAGGCGCACCGTCGGACCCTATGGTCGCGCCTCGGAACAGGCGCGCGCGCACCCAGAGCGGGACGCGCAGCTCGGGCGGAGCCACGCCGAAGCTCAGTGGGAACTTGCCGGGGCTTGCGTCGAACAGGCGCGTGCAGCCGGCACAGGCGGG contains:
- a CDS encoding right-handed parallel beta-helix repeat-containing protein, with the protein product MRSSAALLALAFLLAGCSETDETAGTGGSGGASGAASGGNGGSAGSPSGGAAGTASGGSGGATGGAAGAAGSGGGNGGIGPSSTTFTPSGPITLVSGQTVSGVHVTSTSGPCIKGDGVQNVRITDSKIGPCGPGSEGVGVYLYASHDVRVDHVAFDDVASALYAQTDPNGDIVFDHNLVTRIRGPMPRGQMVQFDDIHGAGHRIACNVSDQTVPGYQAGPEDHVSMYKSGGTAQSPIEIAFNRLRGGGPSTSGSGIMTGDSGSEYLYVHHNTLVETANVGFAIAGGSHITFEQNRAFSPKNAYSNVGAYVWDQSGVTCQDNAMIGNRTLWTNKDGTSNPFWDGGNCQNTNFSGNVWGDATLGASIFEEAYAECD
- a CDS encoding SUMF1/EgtB/PvdO family nonheme iron enzyme, translated to MKRSPALGAGALLALACGSTAEPRPQWLVEVVTDAPLPHFADRVRVDLVAESGAPACAGCTRLFDASPGKFPLSFGVAPPELRVPLWVRARLFRGATIGSDGAPSGGAFIDMTGKLPSDPGEVGLELPMDCFGVIDDEPLTSCAPTTQTLVPAPELGPPAAPALEPGAWAAASTVPCGSVPADMVCVPGGAFILGEPSGPPYADAADARPERLVVLSPFALDAAELTVGKFRSLASQLSAAPTLADPKLDPRVGCTYSPSGTNDDLPVNCLDRTLAAEVCALMGKRLPTEAEWEYAASGAGVESTFPWGEDEDVCDHATIALGDLSLSRQDPSCRAINQVIFPGLVAGGNPLDRTALGLVNMAGNVAEWVEDDYALYDAPCWTAGPQLKDPVCVASSARASVRGGSWKSGRQYARAAARSSADTGDSGTGVRCAKSAGGP
- a CDS encoding FHA domain-containing protein, whose protein sequence is MALTVIVRSGDLKSAPKVTFDAPRIVVGRGEGCDVRLPDASVSHRHASIRQRGSEYIVVDEGSTNGTFVGPVRLSPQAPRVVRSGDMVRVGRIWLELRVEHVVPTAATNVATKEIALGLVAEALAAQGDPAAVRVFVREGPDAGRELALTEPGRPYVLGRGQGVDLVLDDADASRKHVEVQRRGGQVLVRDLGSKNGASLGERKLEAGKDVPWPQSVPLRVGANLLGYEDPVSEALAELERAADERLREDDLIDAPNASPEPAQAVEDEVSPIAPELGPRAASPIAKVPERAANPPAPVRRGWTLTDVVVALIALGVLVVSILGLIWLFKAT
- a CDS encoding diguanylate cyclase, which produces MSQPKDVHATAVQLGGVPPISSGSLPKNRSVFTVLTGPEPGRVFSLDGAELVFGRDDAASGKLPDDGLSRRHARVFRKDGVTFVEDLGSTNGTFVGEERISAARQLADGDRIGLGRNVVVKFSLLDALEEEAQRALYESTVRDPLTRAYNRRYLEERLNSELSYAGRHGADLTVSMIDVDHFKRINDGFGHPAGDLVLKMVSSAISRSLRAEDVFARYGGEEFVVVLRGIPPDKALQFGERVRALVESLPVTWEGKRIPITASVGVATMTAARPFASGAQLIAAADAALYAAKHGGRNRVEAG
- a CDS encoding methyltransferase domain-containing protein, with translation MKLETERDATEWVWAAKALAVVSAWNALGLFARLRKGPATREELGADPRAIATTLPVLKYLGLVAGDGKRLVLTEAGRRLMDEGGMPTERNLETLTDLGRMKEVLRDGGPVKDAGGKPKATTGGTIAADPEHTKRFLDMLYDSSGAAAQSSFDWLSPLLPAGGRVLDLGGGHGRYARAFADAGFSTTLFDLPHAITYAKARHGTALEYREGNFHDVESFGGPYDLIFMANVVHSESAEDNAALVARAAKSLSPGGYLALKDMFLDEHGKGPQNAVFFGLTMLFYTNHGTSPTMRQSREWFHAAGLDGPEITLLDTQQLMVGRKPG